One window from the genome of Rhodocyclaceae bacterium encodes:
- a CDS encoding penicillin-binding protein 2 has product MSLARASSVPTVALKLPRWRARILFAGVMAAFALMLGRAFYLQGVHDDFLQARGEARFTRVIEIPASRGVITDRFGEPLAISTPVESVGASRSIVRMTDAQASALAKLLDIDVAVIRKRLSESTSDFVFLKRQLPPDQAARVLQLKIPGVLLEREYRRYYPAGEVAAHLVGFNNVDDDGQEGIELAYQEWLAGKPGSRRVIQDKRRQIIEDIESLRVPQQGRDLALSIDQKIQYLAYRELKAAVAQHKAKAGSAVVIDVQTGEVLALANLPAFNPNNRGKLTGQQTRNRAIIDLYEPGSTMKAFTIAAGLEAGIVSPESIIQTSPGSLTIGPNTIRDVNPLGALTVTQVLQKSSNVGSAKIALQLPSARLWQSFSDAGFGLPTKVGFPGEGHGRLRAPNTWRPIEQATMSYGHGLSVTLLQIARAYSIFATDGEMRPTSIVRVDTPPPATRVISAETARRVREMLELATGPGGTAPRAQVAGYRVAGKTGTARKIENGVYVSRYVASFIGFAPASAPRVIVAVMIDEPSNGAYYGGAVAAPVFSQITAGTLRMLGVAHDAPVNNIVLPPPGVELKEEV; this is encoded by the coding sequence ATGAGCCTGGCCCGCGCATCGTCGGTACCCACGGTCGCGCTGAAGCTGCCGCGCTGGCGCGCGCGGATCCTGTTCGCGGGGGTGATGGCTGCGTTCGCGTTGATGCTCGGCCGGGCTTTCTACCTGCAGGGCGTGCACGACGATTTCCTGCAGGCCCGCGGTGAAGCGCGCTTCACGCGCGTGATCGAGATCCCTGCCAGCCGCGGCGTGATCACCGATCGCTTCGGCGAACCCCTGGCCATCTCGACCCCGGTCGAGTCGGTGGGCGCGAGCCGCAGCATTGTGCGGATGACCGATGCGCAGGCATCGGCGCTGGCGAAGCTGCTGGATATCGACGTGGCCGTCATCCGCAAGCGGTTGTCGGAGTCCACCAGCGACTTCGTGTTCCTGAAGCGCCAGCTGCCGCCCGATCAGGCGGCGCGCGTGCTGCAACTGAAGATCCCTGGCGTGCTGCTCGAGCGCGAGTATCGCCGCTACTATCCGGCTGGCGAGGTGGCCGCGCACCTGGTCGGCTTCAACAACGTCGACGACGATGGCCAGGAGGGTATCGAGCTGGCCTACCAGGAGTGGCTCGCGGGCAAGCCGGGCAGCCGCCGCGTGATCCAGGACAAGCGCCGCCAGATCATCGAGGACATAGAGAGCCTGCGCGTGCCGCAGCAGGGTCGCGACCTTGCGCTGTCGATCGACCAGAAGATCCAGTATCTCGCCTACCGGGAACTCAAGGCTGCAGTCGCGCAGCACAAGGCCAAGGCTGGCAGTGCAGTCGTGATCGACGTGCAGACCGGCGAAGTGCTCGCGCTGGCCAACCTGCCGGCATTCAATCCGAACAACCGTGGCAAGCTGACCGGCCAGCAGACGCGCAACCGCGCAATCATCGATCTGTACGAGCCTGGTTCGACGATGAAGGCTTTCACCATCGCCGCCGGCCTCGAGGCTGGCATCGTGAGCCCGGAGAGCATCATCCAGACGAGCCCCGGTTCGCTCACGATCGGCCCGAATACGATTCGAGACGTCAATCCCCTCGGCGCGCTTACCGTGACGCAGGTGCTGCAGAAGTCGTCGAACGTGGGATCGGCGAAGATCGCGCTGCAGTTGCCGTCGGCCAGGCTGTGGCAATCGTTCAGCGACGCGGGCTTCGGACTGCCGACGAAGGTCGGGTTTCCGGGCGAAGGCCATGGCCGGTTGCGTGCGCCGAATACCTGGCGCCCGATCGAGCAGGCGACGATGTCGTATGGCCATGGCCTGTCGGTTACGCTGCTGCAGATCGCACGTGCGTACTCGATCTTCGCGACCGATGGCGAGATGCGGCCGACCTCGATCGTGCGCGTCGACACCCCACCGCCAGCCACGCGCGTGATTTCCGCCGAGACCGCGCGCAGGGTGCGCGAGATGCTCGAACTCGCAACCGGCCCGGGCGGTACCGCACCGCGCGCGCAGGTTGCCGGCTACCGGGTGGCCGGCAAGACCGGCACCGCGCGCAAGATCGAGAACGGCGTCTACGTATCGCGCTATGTCGCATCGTTCATCGGCTTCGCGCCGGCCTCGGCGCCGCGGGTCATCGTGGCCGTGATGATCGATGAACCCTCGAACGGGGCGTACTACGGTGGCGCGGTCGCCGCGCCGGTATTCAGCCAGATCACCGCCGGCACGCTGCGCATGCTCGGCGTCGCGCACGACGCACCGGTCAACAACATCGTGCTGCCACCGCCGGGCGTCGAATTGAAGGAGGAGGTGTGA
- a CDS encoding UDP-N-acetylmuramoyl-L-alanyl-D-glutamate--2,6-diaminopimelate ligase: MSAFDPASLAPLGVPVTSLALDSRRVRPGDVFVACPGRSLDGRAFIAQAIGQGAAAVIWDAADGFRWDASWRVPNMPIDGLQHRLGALASHVYGHPSRSLSVIAVTGTNGKTSVTRWIAQALAASGRKCAIVGTLGAGYPGDASMQSLANTTPDAVTLHAALARFVREGARAVALEASSIALDQHRLDAVKIDVAVFTNLTRDHLDYHTDFEAYGAAKEKLFGWPALGTAVINLDDPFGRGLAARAAARGVPVLGFGLHHPGAALAGHDLRLDRRGLHLDIVVGSMRVPVESGLLGEFNASNLLAAAGALLSSGVDARRLGELLSAVDAPAGRMERVAAGEIAGVPLVVVDYAHTPDALAKALETLRAALPSGGRLTCVFGCGGDRDPGKRPLMGAIAARLADRVWVTSDNPRSEPAERIIEAVIVGARAAHTSSLLHVEADRARAISSAVAEAGSSDIVLVAGKGHEAWQDIAGVRYPFDDRSVAADAQRARAGTGA; this comes from the coding sequence ATGTCGGCCTTCGATCCGGCCTCGCTCGCGCCGCTGGGCGTACCGGTGACTTCGCTCGCGCTCGACAGCCGCCGCGTGCGGCCCGGCGACGTGTTCGTTGCCTGCCCGGGCCGCTCGCTGGACGGCCGTGCGTTCATCGCGCAGGCGATCGGGCAGGGCGCGGCCGCGGTGATCTGGGATGCTGCGGACGGCTTCCGCTGGGATGCGTCGTGGCGGGTACCGAACATGCCGATCGACGGCCTGCAGCACCGGCTCGGTGCCCTGGCCAGCCATGTGTACGGTCATCCCTCGCGGTCGCTGTCGGTGATCGCGGTGACCGGCACCAACGGCAAGACCTCGGTCACCCGATGGATCGCCCAGGCGCTCGCAGCCAGTGGACGCAAGTGCGCGATCGTCGGCACGCTCGGCGCCGGTTATCCCGGCGATGCGTCGATGCAGTCCCTGGCGAATACCACGCCGGATGCCGTGACGCTGCACGCCGCGCTCGCCCGTTTCGTGCGCGAGGGCGCCCGGGCAGTCGCACTCGAGGCATCCTCGATCGCGCTCGACCAGCACCGGCTCGATGCGGTGAAGATCGACGTGGCGGTGTTCACCAACCTCACCCGCGACCATCTCGACTACCACACCGACTTCGAAGCCTACGGCGCCGCGAAGGAGAAGCTGTTTGGCTGGCCTGCGCTCGGCACCGCGGTGATCAACCTGGACGATCCGTTCGGGCGCGGCCTCGCCGCCCGCGCCGCGGCGCGTGGCGTGCCTGTACTGGGTTTCGGACTGCACCATCCGGGCGCTGCGCTCGCCGGGCACGACCTGAGGCTCGACCGGCGCGGGCTGCACCTCGATATCGTGGTCGGTTCGATGCGCGTACCCGTCGAGAGCGGCCTGCTCGGTGAGTTCAATGCGTCCAACCTGCTCGCGGCCGCCGGCGCATTGCTGTCCTCGGGTGTCGACGCAAGGCGCCTCGGCGAGCTGCTCTCCGCGGTCGATGCACCCGCCGGGCGGATGGAGCGCGTGGCTGCCGGCGAGATCGCAGGCGTGCCCCTGGTCGTGGTCGACTACGCCCACACGCCGGACGCACTGGCCAAGGCCCTCGAGACGCTGCGCGCGGCACTGCCCTCAGGCGGCCGCCTGACCTGCGTTTTCGGCTGTGGCGGAGACCGCGATCCCGGCAAGCGCCCGCTGATGGGGGCGATCGCAGCACGGCTCGCCGATCGCGTGTGGGTGACCAGCGACAACCCCCGCAGCGAACCCGCCGAGCGGATCATCGAGGCCGTGATCGTCGGCGCACGCGCCGCGCACACGTCCTCGCTGCTGCATGTTGAAGCCGACCGTGCGCGTGCGATCTCGAGCGCGGTGGCCGAGGCCGGAAGCTCTGACATCGTGCTGGTTGCCGGCAAGGGACACGAGGCCTGGCAGGACATCGCGGGCGTCCGGTATCCATTCGACGACCGGTCGGTCGCAGCCGACGCACAGCGCGCACGCGCCGGAACGGGAGCCTGA
- a CDS encoding UDP-N-acetylmuramoyl-tripeptide--D-alanyl-D-alanine ligase: protein MMMLSEAARATGGRLSGVDVPFESVTIDSRRLAPGALFVAIQGETFDGHEFLAQAAAAGAACAMIGSHALARGCSAVVPGLPMVIVEDTRIALGQLAAAHRSRLHGPLVAITASNGKTTIKEMTAAILRAEAALHRATPLAAPADPLDAARAAAAAVLATPGNLNNEIGVPLTLLGIGPAHRYAVIEMGMNHAGEIFRLTCIAQPDVVVIGNAGVAHIENLGSREAIAEAKGEIIEGLRPGGTVVINADDRFAGLWRGLAGTKRVVDFGLEHAAAVSARWSLDKDGAALSLRTPLGEAKARINVPGLHNVRNALAATAATIACGAGLDAVLTGLDGFRPVAGRLRLLPGLEGSTVIDDSYNANPDSALAAIEVLAERDGVRVLVLGDMGELGAGGPQMHAEVGAAARHFGLDLVLTLGEQSGRASEAFGPPGRHFTDVDDLVAAARQVLASKVTVLVKGSRFMRMERVVGKLAATPADGVH from the coding sequence CTGATGATGCTTTCCGAGGCTGCCCGCGCCACTGGTGGCCGGCTGAGCGGCGTGGACGTGCCGTTCGAATCGGTCACCATCGATAGTCGGCGGCTCGCGCCGGGTGCGCTGTTCGTCGCGATCCAGGGCGAGACCTTCGACGGGCACGAGTTCCTGGCGCAGGCGGCGGCCGCCGGCGCCGCCTGCGCCATGATCGGCAGCCATGCGCTCGCCAGGGGCTGCAGCGCAGTCGTCCCCGGTCTTCCAATGGTCATCGTCGAGGACACGCGCATCGCGCTCGGCCAGCTCGCCGCGGCCCACCGTTCCCGACTGCACGGGCCGCTCGTGGCGATCACCGCGAGCAACGGCAAGACCACCATCAAGGAAATGACCGCAGCCATCCTGCGGGCGGAAGCTGCACTGCACCGTGCGACACCGCTCGCGGCGCCAGCCGATCCGCTGGACGCTGCCAGGGCCGCCGCGGCTGCCGTGCTGGCTACGCCCGGCAACCTGAACAACGAGATCGGCGTGCCGTTGACCCTTCTGGGGATCGGCCCGGCGCACCGCTATGCGGTGATCGAGATGGGGATGAACCATGCTGGCGAGATTTTCCGCCTGACCTGCATCGCGCAGCCCGACGTCGTGGTGATCGGAAACGCGGGCGTCGCGCACATCGAGAACCTCGGCTCGCGCGAGGCGATCGCCGAGGCGAAAGGCGAGATCATCGAAGGCCTGAGGCCGGGTGGCACGGTGGTCATCAATGCCGACGATCGCTTCGCGGGCTTGTGGCGCGGACTGGCCGGCACGAAGCGTGTCGTCGACTTCGGGCTCGAACACGCAGCTGCGGTCTCCGCCCGCTGGAGCCTCGACAAGGACGGCGCAGCGTTGAGTCTGCGTACGCCGCTCGGCGAAGCAAAGGCTCGGATCAACGTGCCCGGGTTGCACAACGTGCGCAATGCACTGGCCGCCACCGCCGCGACCATTGCCTGCGGCGCCGGGCTCGATGCGGTGCTGACCGGCCTGGACGGCTTCCGTCCGGTGGCCGGACGGCTGCGACTGCTCCCCGGACTGGAAGGCTCGACGGTGATCGACGACAGTTACAACGCGAACCCTGACTCGGCGCTCGCTGCGATCGAAGTGCTGGCCGAGCGCGACGGCGTGCGCGTGCTGGTGCTCGGAGACATGGGCGAACTCGGCGCTGGCGGGCCGCAGATGCATGCCGAGGTCGGGGCAGCCGCGCGCCACTTCGGACTCGACCTGGTGCTGACGCTGGGTGAACAATCGGGTCGGGCGAGCGAGGCCTTCGGCCCTCCCGGCCGCCATTTCACGGACGTCGATGACCTGGTAGCGGCGGCGCGGCAGGTTCTCGCCTCGAAAGTGACAGTCCTGGTCAAGGGCTCGCGCTTCATGCGCATGGAGCGCGTGGTCGGCAAACTGGCCGCCACGCCGGCCGACGGAGTGCACTGA
- a CDS encoding phospho-N-acetylmuramoyl-pentapeptide-transferase — translation MLLALAQWLTQYERSFNVFSYLTLRAMLATITAVFICLMVGPAMIRKLTLYKIGQSVRDDGPKSHLSKSGTPTMGGALILVSIAVTVLLWADLSNRFVWVVLVVTLGFGVIGWVDDYRKVVHRNPKGLSARTKYFWQSVIGLAAAIFLAWSGSAAQTELIVPFFKNFAYPLGAIGFVTLTYFVIVGTSNAVNLTDGLDGLAILPTVMIGSALGIFAYVAGNAVFAKYLGFPLIPGAGELTVFCAAIAGAGLGFLWFNAHPAAVFMGDVGALALGAALGTIAVITRQEIVLFVMGGVFVVETLSVVLQVASFKLTGKRVFRMAPLHHHYELKGWKENQVVVRFWIITALLVLAGLSTLKLR, via the coding sequence ATGCTGCTCGCCCTCGCCCAGTGGCTCACCCAGTATGAGCGCTCGTTCAACGTGTTCAGCTACCTTACGCTGCGCGCGATGCTCGCCACGATCACCGCAGTGTTCATCTGCCTGATGGTCGGACCGGCGATGATCCGCAAGCTCACGCTCTACAAGATCGGACAGTCGGTGCGCGACGACGGCCCGAAGTCGCACCTGTCGAAGAGCGGCACGCCGACGATGGGCGGTGCGCTGATCCTGGTGTCGATCGCAGTTACCGTGCTGTTGTGGGCCGACCTGAGCAATCGTTTCGTCTGGGTGGTGCTCGTGGTCACCCTCGGATTCGGCGTGATCGGCTGGGTCGACGACTACCGCAAGGTCGTCCATCGCAATCCGAAGGGCCTGTCCGCACGCACGAAGTACTTCTGGCAGTCGGTGATCGGACTGGCTGCGGCGATCTTCCTTGCCTGGAGCGGCAGCGCCGCGCAGACCGAACTGATCGTGCCGTTCTTCAAGAACTTCGCGTATCCGCTCGGGGCGATCGGTTTCGTGACCCTCACCTATTTCGTGATCGTCGGTACCAGCAATGCGGTGAACCTTACCGACGGACTGGACGGGCTGGCGATCCTTCCCACCGTGATGATCGGCTCTGCGCTGGGCATCTTCGCCTACGTGGCCGGTAACGCGGTGTTCGCCAAGTACCTGGGCTTTCCGCTGATCCCGGGTGCGGGTGAGCTGACCGTGTTCTGTGCCGCGATCGCCGGGGCGGGGCTCGGGTTCCTGTGGTTCAACGCGCATCCGGCAGCGGTGTTCATGGGCGACGTCGGTGCACTGGCACTGGGTGCTGCGCTCGGCACGATCGCGGTGATCACGCGCCAGGAGATCGTGCTGTTCGTGATGGGCGGCGTATTCGTGGTCGAGACACTGTCGGTAGTGCTTCAGGTTGCCTCCTTCAAGCTCACCGGCAAGCGTGTGTTCCGGATGGCGCCGCTGCACCATCACTATGAACTCAAGGGCTGGAAGGAGAACCAGGTCGTGGTTCGCTTCTGGATCATCACCGCGCTGCTGGTGCTCGCGGGCCTGTCGACGTTGAAGCTGCGCTGA
- the murD gene encoding UDP-N-acetylmuramoyl-L-alanine--D-glutamate ligase: protein MTSIHAALAAASAGSAARAIGAGAAGRRHAAERVAVVGLGATGVSCVRFLVRHGATVDAWDTREDPPGARELRAALPDVPMHLGPIDAAALDAADWIALSPGVPRSEPAVARALARGVPVLGDIEIFARHRHAVAPRAKTIAITGTNGKSTVTEMVGEMTRCAGLETLVAGNIGLPVLDALGEIESGGVGVGRQPQAIVLELSSFQLESTSSLGADAAAMLNLSEDHLDRYPGIVEYGAAKSRIFQGEGIQVLNRDDPASMAMHVDGRTLYSFGGGRPSSVHEWGVLPATGGDGPWLAQGDAKLMPVGELPVPGMHNVANALAALALARAIGLPYQPLLDGLRGFRGLPHRMQCIAEIDGVGFYDDSKGTNVGATVAALTGFPKPVVLIAGGDGKGQDFTPLVTVVAQAVRAVVLIGVDGERIAHALEGVAVPIERAESLESAVLRARDLARSGDAVVLSPACASYDMFRNYVHRAQVFLKAVSALVPAKSAAGEGAA, encoded by the coding sequence ATGACTTCCATCCACGCCGCCCTCGCCGCCGCATCCGCCGGCTCCGCTGCCCGCGCGATCGGTGCCGGCGCGGCCGGACGCCGGCATGCGGCAGAGCGGGTCGCGGTGGTCGGGCTCGGTGCGACCGGGGTGTCCTGCGTACGATTCCTGGTGCGCCATGGCGCGACGGTCGATGCGTGGGACACGCGCGAGGATCCGCCCGGCGCACGCGAACTGCGCGCGGCGCTTCCGGATGTTCCGATGCACCTCGGGCCGATCGATGCCGCCGCACTCGACGCGGCCGACTGGATCGCGCTGTCGCCCGGCGTGCCGCGCTCTGAGCCGGCAGTCGCGCGCGCGCTCGCACGCGGCGTCCCGGTGCTCGGCGACATCGAGATCTTCGCGCGCCACCGCCATGCGGTTGCGCCGCGCGCGAAGACGATCGCGATCACCGGCACCAACGGCAAGAGCACGGTGACCGAGATGGTGGGTGAAATGACGCGCTGCGCCGGCCTCGAGACGCTGGTCGCGGGCAACATCGGCCTGCCGGTGCTCGATGCGCTCGGCGAGATCGAGTCCGGCGGGGTCGGAGTGGGCCGGCAACCCCAGGCCATCGTGCTCGAGCTTTCGTCGTTCCAGCTGGAATCGACTTCCAGCCTGGGGGCGGATGCAGCCGCGATGCTGAACCTGTCCGAGGATCACCTCGATCGCTACCCGGGTATCGTCGAGTACGGCGCCGCCAAGTCACGGATCTTCCAGGGCGAGGGTATCCAGGTGCTCAATCGGGACGACCCGGCCTCCATGGCGATGCATGTCGATGGCCGCACGCTGTACTCGTTCGGCGGCGGTCGCCCGTCCAGCGTGCACGAATGGGGCGTGCTGCCTGCTACCGGCGGTGACGGGCCGTGGCTTGCGCAGGGTGATGCGAAGCTGATGCCGGTCGGGGAGTTGCCGGTGCCTGGCATGCACAACGTCGCCAATGCACTGGCGGCGCTGGCGCTGGCGCGAGCGATAGGCCTGCCGTATCAGCCGCTGCTCGATGGGCTGCGCGGTTTTCGAGGCCTGCCGCACCGGATGCAGTGCATCGCCGAGATCGACGGCGTCGGCTTCTACGATGATTCGAAGGGTACCAATGTCGGTGCGACGGTCGCGGCCCTCACCGGTTTTCCGAAGCCGGTGGTACTGATCGCGGGAGGGGACGGCAAGGGCCAGGACTTCACGCCGCTGGTGACGGTGGTGGCACAGGCTGTGCGTGCCGTGGTGCTGATCGGCGTCGATGGCGAACGCATCGCGCATGCCCTCGAGGGCGTCGCGGTGCCGATCGAGCGGGCCGAGTCGCTCGAATCCGCGGTGCTCCGCGCGCGCGACCTGGCGCGCAGCGGCGACGCGGTCGTGCTGTCGCCGGCCTGCGCGAGCTACGACATGTTCCGCAACTATGTTCATCGCGCGCAGGTGTTCCTGAAGGCGGTCAGTGCGCTCGTGCCGGCGAAGTCTGCCGCCGGAGAGGGCGCTGCATGA
- the ftsW gene encoding putative lipid II flippase FtsW, producing the protein MSAIYYEAERSRRVMADYDQSLVWAVLLLMAIGIVMVYSASIAIAEAGRFTGNRAHFYLVRQSIFVGIGLVAAAVAFQVPTAIWQRSAPWLFGFGVLLLVLVLVPGVSREINGARRWLPLVVLNLQPSELVKLFAVVYAADYTVRKAAYVDSLKKGFLPMLLVMLFTGALLLLQPDFGAFAVITLIAMGILFLGGMNWRLFAGLLVLLAAGFVALIVTSPYRLQRIIGFMDPWADPFGKGYQLSHALIAFGRGEWLGVGLGASVEKLFYLPEAHTDFVLAVIAEELGFVGVAGVIALFAWIAWRSFAIGAQAARLERSFQALVAQGVGLWISAQAVINMGVNMGVLPTKGLTLPMLSFGGSAVLANCLALALLLRVDYENRRLMKGVPA; encoded by the coding sequence ATGAGTGCGATCTACTACGAGGCCGAACGCTCGCGGCGGGTGATGGCCGACTACGATCAGAGCCTGGTCTGGGCCGTGCTGCTGCTGATGGCGATCGGCATCGTGATGGTCTACTCGGCCTCGATCGCGATCGCCGAAGCCGGGCGTTTTACCGGGAACCGTGCGCACTTCTACCTCGTCCGGCAATCCATATTCGTCGGCATCGGCCTGGTCGCAGCGGCGGTCGCGTTCCAGGTGCCGACAGCGATCTGGCAGCGCTCCGCGCCATGGCTGTTCGGCTTCGGCGTGCTGCTGCTGGTGCTGGTGCTGGTGCCAGGCGTGAGCCGCGAAATCAACGGCGCGCGGCGCTGGCTGCCACTGGTCGTACTCAACCTGCAGCCATCCGAGTTGGTGAAGCTGTTCGCGGTGGTGTATGCGGCCGACTACACGGTGCGCAAGGCCGCCTATGTCGACAGCCTGAAGAAGGGCTTCCTGCCGATGCTGCTGGTGATGCTGTTCACCGGCGCGCTGTTGCTGCTGCAGCCCGACTTCGGTGCGTTCGCGGTGATTACCCTGATCGCGATGGGCATCCTTTTCCTTGGCGGGATGAACTGGCGCCTGTTCGCGGGGCTGCTGGTGCTCCTCGCGGCCGGCTTCGTCGCGCTGATCGTGACCTCCCCGTACCGGCTGCAGCGGATCATCGGATTCATGGATCCGTGGGCCGATCCGTTCGGCAAGGGCTACCAGCTGTCGCATGCGCTGATCGCTTTCGGGCGCGGCGAATGGCTCGGCGTCGGCCTCGGTGCCAGCGTCGAGAAGCTGTTCTACCTGCCCGAAGCCCATACCGATTTCGTGCTCGCGGTGATCGCCGAGGAGTTGGGGTTCGTCGGCGTCGCCGGCGTGATCGCGCTGTTCGCATGGATTGCCTGGCGATCGTTCGCGATCGGCGCGCAGGCCGCGCGGCTCGAACGTAGTTTCCAGGCGCTGGTCGCGCAGGGCGTCGGCCTGTGGATCTCCGCGCAGGCGGTGATCAACATGGGCGTGAACATGGGCGTTCTGCCCACCAAGGGCCTGACGCTGCCGATGCTTTCCTTCGGCGGCAGCGCCGTGCTCGCCAACTGCCTCGCCCTCGCCCTGCTCCTGCGCGTCGACTACGAAAACCGACGGCTGATGAAGGGGGTGCCAGCATGA